One window from the genome of Deinococcus sp. NW-56 encodes:
- a CDS encoding ParB N-terminal domain-containing protein gives MTRALSPDVQAVLREATISEDGLTLTLAGDLDRKLYQATAKAIEALGGKWNRKAQAHLFTSDVRQILAGVLDGDKLPKKNPLAFFETPEPLVELMLSFLGDVRGVRVLEPSAGDGAIADALLDAGAEVDVIELDDTRHAHLVGAGYQPVARDFLAFTPTEPYPVIVMNPPFTAEGDAQAYITHIEHAWTNCLAPGGTLVAIAPSGFTFRQDKRAQTFRTLVEDHGEHTPNAENAFVESGTGVQTVTLCVRKPAPAQEVAMPVPTEQPVAGEAPSLEGQAPRLTPGILGLLLVPLSQTVRSACNVRNHYDPQAVEELAASLAAEGQIENCTGRWNAEGQVEIVAGETRRRAQLLRVERGEIPADYPLMVHVREMTDAEALGVSATENMRRRSMTPLEECEAMQRLNEAGRSIEEIQAMFGYKSAQPVADRILVARNLHTTPRELLDRGELSLAAAMVIARAPGQDLQLSMTSSATGYMKTSATGLAQMLTRGEFLAKHARFDVEKSGLEVRKDLFDTFEAYFADKAMALNLQIEWMKAKAEKLRAKGKHEFVHVITDGQFERYGRGPYTGWADDGKGGLVFVLNPHTGEVRQEDRVQLRASATDGGEKPQKVRETADSAYQEAHELRARALRESVLGNTHLTLALTVWGLILGGQPGSGRVKLAELNGLPEKAKRAELMPELHVRSARLGEVLAPIETRSQAYHAVLYGKVPDVHALLRLLIDTPDETLLDYLNTLVSVTAYDWSVYDNKRPASAEYALLASLTDAPQRLAASFRLTDEWLKRYPKHELLALADEAGLGRALIEDCGTLKEMRARLLEHADRLHTEGFVPALVRFPEPPATPDATATAAD, from the coding sequence GTGACCCGCGCCCTCTCGCCCGACGTGCAGGCGGTCCTGCGCGAGGCCACGATCAGCGAGGACGGCCTGACGCTGACCCTCGCCGGTGACCTCGACCGCAAGCTCTATCAGGCCACCGCCAAGGCGATCGAGGCCCTGGGCGGCAAGTGGAACCGCAAGGCCCAGGCCCATCTGTTCACGAGCGACGTGCGCCAGATCCTGGCCGGGGTGCTGGACGGCGACAAGCTGCCCAAGAAGAACCCGCTGGCCTTCTTCGAGACGCCCGAGCCGCTGGTGGAGCTGATGCTCAGCTTCCTGGGCGACGTGCGAGGCGTGCGGGTACTGGAACCCAGCGCCGGAGATGGGGCCATCGCAGACGCGCTGCTGGACGCCGGGGCCGAGGTGGACGTGATCGAGCTCGACGACACCCGGCACGCCCACCTCGTCGGGGCCGGGTATCAGCCGGTGGCCCGCGACTTCCTGGCCTTCACGCCCACCGAGCCCTACCCCGTAATCGTCATGAATCCGCCGTTCACCGCCGAGGGGGACGCGCAGGCCTACATCACGCACATCGAGCACGCCTGGACTAACTGCCTCGCCCCCGGAGGCACGCTCGTCGCCATTGCCCCCAGCGGCTTCACCTTCCGCCAGGACAAGCGGGCGCAGACCTTCCGCACCCTCGTCGAAGACCACGGCGAGCACACCCCGAACGCCGAAAACGCCTTTGTCGAGAGCGGCACGGGCGTCCAGACCGTGACCCTCTGCGTCCGCAAGCCCGCTCCCGCACAGGAGGTTGCTATGCCCGTCCCCACCGAACAGCCCGTTGCTGGAGAAGCGCCCTCCCTGGAGGGCCAGGCCCCCCGCCTCACCCCTGGCATCCTCGGACTGTTGCTGGTGCCGCTGAGCCAGACGGTCCGCAGCGCCTGCAACGTCCGCAACCACTACGACCCGCAGGCCGTGGAGGAACTGGCGGCCAGCCTCGCGGCCGAGGGGCAGATCGAGAACTGCACCGGCCGCTGGAACGCCGAGGGCCAGGTCGAGATCGTCGCGGGCGAGACGCGGCGCCGGGCGCAGCTGCTGCGGGTCGAGCGCGGCGAGATTCCCGCCGACTACCCCCTGATGGTCCACGTCCGTGAGATGACGGATGCCGAGGCCCTGGGCGTCAGCGCGACCGAGAACATGCGCCGCCGCTCGATGACCCCGCTGGAGGAGTGCGAGGCTATGCAGCGGTTGAACGAGGCCGGGCGCAGCATCGAGGAGATCCAGGCGATGTTCGGGTACAAGTCCGCCCAGCCCGTGGCTGACCGCATCCTCGTGGCCCGCAACCTGCACACCACCCCGCGTGAGTTGTTGGACCGGGGTGAGCTGAGCCTCGCGGCCGCGATGGTGATCGCGCGTGCGCCCGGCCAGGACCTCCAGCTGAGCATGACCTCGTCCGCGACCGGCTACATGAAGACCAGCGCGACGGGGCTGGCCCAAATGCTTACGCGAGGAGAGTTCCTGGCGAAGCACGCCCGATTCGATGTGGAAAAGAGTGGACTGGAGGTCCGAAAGGACTTGTTCGACACGTTCGAGGCGTACTTCGCCGATAAGGCCATGGCGCTGAACCTCCAGATCGAGTGGATGAAGGCGAAGGCCGAAAAGCTGCGCGCCAAGGGCAAGCACGAGTTCGTCCACGTCATCACCGACGGACAATTCGAGCGCTATGGGCGCGGCCCCTATACCGGCTGGGCGGACGACGGCAAGGGCGGGCTGGTCTTCGTTCTGAATCCACACACCGGAGAGGTGCGGCAGGAAGACCGCGTGCAGTTGCGGGCCAGCGCGACGGACGGCGGAGAGAAGCCGCAGAAGGTCCGGGAGACGGCGGACAGCGCCTATCAAGAGGCGCACGAGCTGCGGGCGCGGGCGCTGCGCGAGTCGGTCCTAGGCAATACACACCTGACGCTGGCGCTGACGGTGTGGGGCCTGATCCTAGGCGGACAGCCGGGGTCCGGCCGGGTGAAGCTGGCCGAACTCAACGGCCTGCCGGAGAAGGCCAAACGTGCCGAGCTCATGCCGGAGTTGCACGTCCGTTCTGCGCGGCTGGGCGAAGTTCTCGCTCCTATCGAAACCCGGAGTCAGGCCTATCACGCGGTCCTGTACGGCAAGGTCCCGGACGTTCACGCCCTGCTGCGCCTACTGATCGACACGCCGGACGAGACGCTGCTGGACTATCTGAACACTCTCGTGAGCGTCACGGCTTACGACTGGAGCGTCTACGACAACAAGCGCCCGGCCTCTGCCGAGTACGCGCTGCTGGCCTCCCTGACCGACGCGCCGCAGCGCCTCGCCGCCAGCTTCAGGCTCACCGACGAGTGGCTCAAGCGCTACCCCAAGCACGAGCTGCTGGCCCTCGCGGACGAAGCGGGGCTGGGCCGGGCGCTGATCGAGGACTGCGGGACCCTGAAGGAGATGCGTGCCCGCCTGCTGGAGCACGCTGACCGGCTGCACACAGAGGGCTTCGTGCCCGCGCTGGTCCGCTTCCCGGAGCCGCCCGCGACCCCTGACGCCACCGCGACCGCCGCCGACTGA
- a CDS encoding ParB/RepB/Spo0J family partition protein, whose amino-acid sequence MKHGRDAQPLSRIEWVHRDDLHANGYNPNFVAKPEMQLLKVSILEDGWTQPIVARPDGEVVDGFHRWTCSADPRIYAMTDGYVPVVRLLPPATGDQMLSTIRHNRARGEHGVLPMADIVRRLIDEEDMTPEQVMQRCGMEREEVTRLYDRGGMTERGTIGHAEFSQGWTPK is encoded by the coding sequence ATGAAGCACGGCCGTGACGCCCAGCCCCTCTCGCGGATCGAGTGGGTTCACCGCGACGACCTCCACGCGAACGGATACAACCCGAACTTCGTCGCCAAGCCCGAGATGCAACTGCTGAAGGTCAGCATTCTCGAAGACGGGTGGACGCAACCCATCGTGGCCCGCCCGGACGGCGAGGTGGTGGACGGCTTCCACCGCTGGACGTGCAGCGCCGACCCGCGCATCTACGCGATGACCGACGGGTACGTGCCGGTGGTGCGCCTGCTGCCGCCCGCGACCGGCGACCAGATGCTCAGCACCATCCGCCATAACCGGGCCAGGGGCGAGCATGGCGTGCTGCCGATGGCAGACATCGTGCGCCGCCTGATCGACGAGGAGGACATGACGCCCGAGCAGGTGATGCAGCGCTGCGGCATGGAGCGCGAGGAAGTCACCCGCCTCTACGACCGGGGCGGGATGACCGAACGCGGCACAATCGGCCACGCCGAGTTCAGCCAGGGGTGGACGCCGAAGTAA
- a CDS encoding DUF6283 family protein, whose translation MTPEHLPLRSNEDVAALFSLKRPCQDCPFRRDAPGYLRPGKVDEIVREQEQGTPFFCHKTTTCTGYKTTDRRARYCAGSLLYGEAVHRHILPVRLAIHLGLWDPRALQRDVPVLDSPADLRAHHGGRS comes from the coding sequence ATGACGCCTGAGCATCTGCCCCTCCGTAGCAACGAAGACGTGGCCGCCCTGTTCAGCCTGAAGCGGCCTTGTCAGGACTGCCCTTTCCGCCGCGACGCGCCCGGCTACCTGCGCCCCGGGAAGGTCGACGAGATCGTTCGTGAACAGGAGCAGGGCACGCCCTTCTTTTGCCACAAGACGACCACCTGCACGGGTTACAAGACCACCGACCGCCGCGCCCGGTACTGCGCGGGCAGCCTTCTGTATGGGGAAGCCGTCCACCGCCACATCCTGCCTGTGCGTCTCGCCATCCACCTGGGCTTATGGGACCCAAGAGCTCTCCAGCGAGACGTGCCTGTACTGGACAGCCCGGCGGACCTGCGAGCACATCACGGGGGGCGGTCGTGA
- a CDS encoding S24 family peptidase, whose translation MEVSLVQSYFLPKRYAPSKAPVLGLISAGTPLDPSPFSVRRRMPIPPGFRRFGMFVLQVDGDSMTLADGTGITHGSFVLVDRKDLLTDQGHTFAFQLPDGTMVVKRLRLFQGRPAMYSDNAAYPPVQIDPSIRNCGRVYAVSQDGRRWELTRYRGWGGTS comes from the coding sequence ATGGAGGTTTCCCTCGTGCAGTCGTACTTTTTGCCCAAACGTTATGCCCCGAGCAAAGCCCCGGTCTTGGGGTTAATCAGTGCCGGAACACCGCTCGACCCGTCTCCGTTCTCCGTGCGCAGGCGGATGCCCATTCCACCGGGCTTCCGCCGCTTCGGAATGTTCGTGCTCCAGGTGGACGGCGACAGCATGACGCTGGCGGACGGCACTGGGATCACCCACGGCAGCTTCGTGCTGGTTGACCGCAAGGACCTTCTCACGGACCAAGGGCACACGTTCGCTTTCCAACTGCCAGACGGAACGATGGTGGTCAAGCGACTACGGCTATTCCAGGGACGCCCCGCGATGTACAGCGACAACGCGGCGTACCCTCCCGTGCAGATTGACCCCAGCATCCGCAATTGCGGGCGCGTCTACGCGGTCAGTCAGGACGGTCGGCGTTGGGAGTTGACGCGGTACCGGGGGTGGGGAGGGACGAGTTAG
- a CDS encoding phosphoadenosine phosphosulfate reductase family protein, with the protein MDPLMREEIAGDVSAPHPGLKPFKYNPKNSRLKPEASDKDVLTLARERMRTIFERFDHVSVSFSGGKDSTIVLNLALEAARELGRTPLDVVFYDEECIYTENIDYVRRVAADPDVALRWICVPVKHRNACSSESPVWYPWAPEDRPLWVRELPPEAITEIPGYDYTDPATRLSIPEVSGLLFPPTLGNVVQLLGIRADESLIRRAAVSRRVVDNYIVKDRGGYGGANDVQHAGNVWKAYPIYDWRTEDVWLAPKRLGWDYCRVYDLLDQIGFTPGKQRLAPPFGEEPMQRLDQYHQCEPALWDRMLSRVPGAQTAKRYSRTELYAFGEIPEKPPGLTYEEWLRDLVTANFPEKEAAQVSKGIRAHLRMHYRKTADLLAPTVDHPLTGYSWAFFVKMAMRGNFKQRRQPNIGRKTPEQFQKDLAKYRADLARYQAELAEARALQGDTP; encoded by the coding sequence ATGGACCCCCTGATGCGCGAGGAGATCGCGGGGGACGTGTCCGCGCCCCACCCTGGCCTGAAGCCCTTCAAGTACAACCCGAAGAACAGCCGCCTGAAGCCCGAAGCCAGCGACAAGGACGTGCTGACCCTGGCCCGTGAGCGCATGCGCACGATCTTCGAACGCTTTGACCATGTGTCAGTGAGCTTCAGTGGCGGCAAGGACAGCACCATCGTCCTCAACCTCGCGCTGGAGGCCGCACGCGAACTCGGGCGCACGCCCCTCGACGTGGTGTTTTACGACGAGGAATGCATCTACACCGAGAACATCGACTACGTGCGCCGGGTGGCCGCCGACCCGGATGTGGCGCTGCGCTGGATCTGCGTGCCGGTCAAGCACCGCAACGCCTGTTCCAGTGAGTCACCCGTCTGGTACCCCTGGGCACCCGAGGACCGCCCTCTGTGGGTGCGAGAGCTGCCGCCCGAGGCGATCACCGAGATCCCGGGGTACGACTACACGGATCCGGCCACCCGCCTGAGCATTCCCGAGGTGAGCGGCCTGCTGTTTCCGCCCACCCTGGGCAACGTGGTGCAGCTGCTGGGCATCCGCGCCGACGAGAGCCTGATCCGCCGGGCCGCCGTGAGCCGCCGCGTGGTCGACAACTACATCGTCAAGGACCGCGGCGGCTACGGCGGGGCCAACGACGTGCAGCACGCCGGGAACGTCTGGAAGGCCTACCCGATCTACGACTGGCGCACCGAGGACGTGTGGTTGGCTCCCAAGCGGCTGGGCTGGGATTACTGCCGGGTGTACGACCTGCTCGACCAGATCGGCTTCACGCCCGGCAAGCAGCGCCTCGCGCCACCCTTCGGCGAGGAACCCATGCAGCGCCTCGATCAGTACCACCAGTGCGAGCCTGCCCTGTGGGACCGGATGCTCAGCCGCGTGCCCGGCGCGCAGACGGCCAAGCGCTACAGCCGCACCGAGTTGTACGCCTTCGGGGAGATTCCGGAGAAGCCGCCGGGCCTGACCTACGAGGAGTGGCTGCGGGACCTGGTGACCGCCAACTTTCCGGAGAAGGAAGCCGCGCAAGTCAGCAAGGGCATTCGGGCACACCTGCGGATGCACTACCGCAAGACGGCAGACTTGCTGGCCCCCACAGTGGACCACCCGCTGACCGGGTACTCGTGGGCCTTTTTCGTGAAGATGGCGATGCGGGGCAACTTCAAACAGCGCCGCCAGCCGAACATCGGCCGCAAGACGCCCGAGCAGTTTCAGAAAGACCTCGCGAAGTACCGCGCGGATCTCGCCCGCTATCAGGCTGAGCTGGCAGAGGCCCGCGCCCTCCAAGGAGACACGCCATGA
- a CDS encoding DUF6731 family protein has translation MPTKLRTVHYFEVEALLRDPQDPRVTSPADLEPLWRNMARLVPIKGVPNSSFHEFWGQAMVVAVDLNDDEKVYGRSAKMRRDALPGLLSAGRFGRIKIGDDDYLHETSHWVFFKRSRTLAIEYNQHAPSYRYLQKYLDDMARALHVPIDDLQVKILLEEDTVQRLMQEGPATVIEVAAHSDEAKLLPRTNSLSRALRGVVEGNRRDQFKATVMWSRERPKKDGVRGLRDSYKEQALELLQSSRDLLETLRVTVEPSLGAKPKKIDLLRDRFVAKIEVEMTPERSVDSDDTYAKIVDHYNNSRLGVIPRA, from the coding sequence ATGCCTACTAAATTAAGAACGGTGCACTATTTCGAGGTTGAGGCGCTTCTCCGGGATCCTCAAGACCCTAGGGTCACTTCACCTGCGGATTTGGAGCCTTTGTGGCGAAACATGGCGCGACTGGTCCCTATTAAGGGCGTTCCCAACTCGTCATTCCATGAATTCTGGGGACAAGCAATGGTGGTAGCTGTGGACCTTAACGACGACGAGAAGGTATACGGTCGCTCCGCAAAAATGCGCAGGGATGCCCTTCCAGGCCTGCTCAGCGCCGGCAGGTTTGGGCGAATTAAGATTGGGGACGACGATTACCTCCACGAGACATCGCACTGGGTGTTTTTTAAGCGCTCACGCACTCTCGCTATCGAATACAACCAACACGCGCCCAGCTATCGCTATTTACAAAAATATCTGGACGATATGGCGCGGGCATTGCATGTGCCCATTGATGACCTGCAAGTAAAAATTCTGCTGGAGGAAGACACAGTGCAGCGGCTCATGCAAGAGGGTCCAGCGACGGTCATCGAAGTGGCGGCGCACTCTGACGAGGCGAAACTCTTGCCACGGACGAATTCCTTATCCAGGGCGTTGCGTGGTGTGGTCGAAGGAAATCGCCGGGACCAATTCAAAGCCACAGTGATGTGGTCGCGAGAGCGACCCAAGAAGGATGGGGTTCGCGGGCTACGCGACTCATATAAAGAGCAGGCGCTGGAGCTCCTGCAAAGCAGCCGGGATCTGCTGGAAACCCTTCGTGTGACGGTGGAGCCCAGCCTAGGCGCTAAGCCGAAGAAAATCGATCTGCTCCGAGACCGTTTCGTGGCGAAGATTGAGGTGGAGATGACTCCTGAGCGGAGCGTTGACTCAGATGATACATACGCCAAGATCGTAGACCACTATAATAATTCTAGATTGGGCGTAATTCCTAGAGCCTAG
- a CDS encoding phosphoadenosine phosphosulfate reductase family protein, whose amino-acid sequence MTDAAIPRKQVSSQQAWLDTWARVEDLCPATQLDALIERTLAEMRVQFAGKRVAFAWSGGKDSLVIEWLCAQLGIDACVFGMTNLEYPEFLAWVTNHMPPGVQVINTGQDLAWLAKNPQMLFPQRAQDNARWFRLVQHTAQRRYFQEHRLDVLVLGRRHAEGNFCGQGGLYRNREGITRYSPIRDWSHEAVLALIKREGYSLPPIYGYPRGWQVGTGCWPQRLYTKSQVQGWDETWEIDPQIVREAATILPQARDYLAARGLA is encoded by the coding sequence ATGACCGACGCGGCTATTCCTCGCAAGCAGGTGTCCAGCCAGCAGGCCTGGCTCGACACCTGGGCGCGGGTCGAAGACCTCTGCCCCGCCACGCAATTGGACGCCCTGATCGAGCGGACCCTGGCCGAGATGCGCGTCCAGTTCGCTGGGAAGCGCGTGGCGTTCGCCTGGAGCGGCGGCAAGGACTCTCTGGTGATCGAGTGGCTGTGCGCCCAGCTCGGCATTGACGCCTGCGTCTTCGGGATGACCAACCTGGAGTACCCGGAGTTCCTTGCCTGGGTCACGAACCACATGCCGCCTGGCGTGCAGGTGATCAACACCGGTCAGGATCTCGCGTGGCTGGCAAAGAATCCGCAGATGCTGTTCCCGCAGCGGGCGCAGGACAACGCCCGCTGGTTCCGGCTGGTGCAGCACACGGCGCAGCGGCGGTACTTCCAGGAACATCGCCTCGACGTTCTGGTGCTGGGCCGCCGCCACGCGGAGGGCAATTTCTGCGGTCAGGGAGGCCTCTACCGCAACCGCGAGGGCATCACGCGCTACAGCCCCATCCGCGACTGGTCGCACGAGGCCGTGCTCGCCCTGATCAAGCGCGAGGGCTACTCGCTCCCACCCATCTACGGGTATCCGCGCGGCTGGCAGGTGGGCACCGGCTGCTGGCCGCAGCGCCTCTATACCAAGAGCCAGGTGCAGGGCTGGGACGAGACGTGGGAGATCGACCCGCAGATTGTCCGCGAGGCCGCGACCATCCTGCCCCAGGCCCGCGACTACCTGGCGGCGCGGGGGCTGGCGTAA
- a CDS encoding S24 family peptidase, translating into MAIGRVVALARALGWTLAEMQRATGVDLGIAEASTVGEGSADVYPLSAALNPEKPGGAIDHEAVVPGVEQPLLLRADTDEMHGTTPASIRPGDYLHVDRAHTTLEEGRVYVVTDADGPHVRLYTTTRLGAVFRAENRQYEDIPAQEAQVVGLVAGVTSDYNPQLLN; encoded by the coding sequence ATGGCGATTGGACGCGTCGTCGCGCTCGCACGTGCGTTGGGCTGGACACTGGCCGAGATGCAGCGGGCCACCGGGGTAGATCTCGGCATTGCAGAGGCATCCACGGTCGGCGAGGGGAGCGCGGACGTCTATCCCCTCTCTGCCGCACTCAACCCCGAGAAACCCGGCGGGGCGATTGACCATGAGGCCGTGGTGCCCGGCGTCGAGCAGCCCCTGCTGCTGCGGGCCGACACCGATGAGATGCACGGCACCACCCCGGCCAGCATTCGTCCCGGCGATTACCTGCACGTCGACCGCGCCCACACCACGCTCGAAGAGGGCCGCGTCTACGTCGTCACCGACGCCGACGGCCCCCACGTTCGCCTCTACACCACCACTCGCCTTGGCGCGGTCTTCCGCGCCGAGAACCGCCAGTACGAGGACATCCCCGCCCAGGAAGCGCAGGTGGTCGGGCTGGTGGCTGGCGTGACCAGCGACTACAACCCTCAACTGCTCAACTGA
- a CDS encoding HNH endonuclease: MAEIALVGKRGKGKVALCDDADYALLSQYRWHVNSDGYVRTYWRKPGIRSTTIQMHLLLVDEKGGRYKDHRDGNKLDNRRANLRPCTQQENSFNRRMHRNNKSGYKGVVQRKGKWAAFVHKDRRQTFLGLYDTPELAAAAYNGAARALFGAFARLNVLPLPEVAHASD, from the coding sequence ATGGCCGAGATCGCACTCGTCGGCAAGCGGGGGAAGGGGAAGGTGGCGCTCTGCGACGACGCGGATTACGCCCTCCTCTCGCAGTACCGGTGGCACGTCAACAGCGACGGGTACGTTCGCACGTACTGGCGCAAGCCCGGCATCCGCAGCACCACGATCCAGATGCACCTCCTGCTGGTCGACGAGAAGGGCGGGCGTTACAAGGACCACCGGGACGGCAACAAGCTGGACAACCGCCGCGCCAACCTGCGGCCCTGCACGCAGCAGGAGAACTCCTTCAACCGCCGGATGCACCGCAACAACAAGAGCGGGTACAAGGGCGTGGTCCAGCGCAAGGGGAAGTGGGCTGCGTTCGTGCACAAGGACCGGAGACAGACGTTCCTCGGCCTGTACGACACGCCGGAGCTGGCAGCAGCGGCCTACAACGGCGCGGCCCGTGCTCTGTTTGGCGCGTTCGCGCGGCTGAACGTGCTGCCTCTTCCGGAGGTGGCCCATGCCAGCGACTGA
- a CDS encoding helix-turn-helix transcriptional regulator, with amino-acid sequence MEPTTSPVRAYGLSQLQTLRAWRKLTQQQLSDVSGVKLSTIQKQERGVVEDAVVSVAAPIAEALAVPVEALWDASITKKLLEQEGAA; translated from the coding sequence ATGGAGCCGACAACCTCACCTGTTAGGGCCTATGGCCTGAGCCAGCTCCAGACGCTCAGGGCGTGGAGAAAGCTGACCCAGCAGCAGCTTTCCGACGTCTCTGGCGTAAAACTTTCGACCATCCAGAAGCAGGAGCGCGGTGTCGTCGAAGACGCCGTGGTCAGCGTTGCAGCCCCCATTGCGGAGGCCCTAGCTGTACCAGTTGAAGCACTTTGGGATGCCTCAATTACCAAAAAATTGCTAGAGCAAGAGGGGGCTGCATGA
- a CDS encoding VRR-NUC domain-containing protein — protein sequence MEELILRGWDVHESYLGSDGGGRAWLTPGFPDLLVYRQDGARRLWFAELKQPGNKPTDTQLAYHARLRAAGFRVVVAWTLDDLLAAEAEERTA from the coding sequence GTGGAGGAACTCATCCTGCGCGGCTGGGACGTGCACGAGAGCTACCTCGGCAGCGACGGCGGCGGCCGGGCATGGCTCACGCCGGGCTTCCCCGACCTGCTGGTCTACCGCCAGGACGGGGCACGCCGCCTCTGGTTCGCCGAACTCAAGCAGCCCGGTAACAAGCCCACCGACACCCAACTCGCCTACCACGCCCGCCTGCGCGCCGCCGGGTTCCGGGTGGTCGTGGCCTGGACCCTCGACGACCTCCTCGCCGCCGAAGCCGAAGAAAGGACCGCATGA
- a CDS encoding 3'-5' exonuclease has protein sequence MTNSPHLDLFLDWATDPRLAVLDTETTGFHGEVIELGIVDAWGRTLFNERIRPSCPIEPGAQAVHGITDPDVQDCPSIAAFWPRLRDILSAHRIVIYNKAFDVPRLSDTLDAAMPQWYAHPSGRGHSDEYKPFQTFCRSAECVMEAYAPLAGLWNDHHRSWRWAKLRDACIQRGVQTDDLRAHAALDDALATLRLIQATALLTPADLPWLNEEVANA, from the coding sequence ATGACGAACAGTCCCCACCTCGACCTGTTTCTCGACTGGGCTACCGACCCCCGCCTCGCCGTTCTCGACACCGAGACCACCGGCTTTCACGGGGAGGTGATCGAGCTGGGCATTGTAGACGCCTGGGGCCGGACACTCTTCAATGAGCGCATCCGCCCGAGCTGCCCGATTGAACCCGGCGCGCAGGCGGTCCACGGCATCACCGACCCCGACGTGCAGGACTGCCCATCTATCGCCGCGTTCTGGCCGCGCCTCCGCGACATCCTGAGCGCCCACCGCATCGTGATCTACAACAAGGCTTTCGACGTGCCTCGCCTGAGCGACACGCTCGACGCCGCGATGCCGCAGTGGTACGCCCACCCCAGCGGCCGGGGGCACAGCGACGAGTACAAACCCTTTCAGACCTTCTGTCGCTCAGCGGAATGCGTGATGGAAGCCTACGCACCTCTTGCGGGATTGTGGAATGACCATCACCGCTCCTGGCGCTGGGCCAAGCTGCGCGACGCCTGCATCCAGCGGGGCGTGCAGACCGATGACCTCCGGGCCCACGCGGCGCTCGACGACGCGCTGGCCACCCTGCGGCTGATTCAGGCGACGGCACTGCTCACGCCCGCAGATCTGCCCTGGCTGAACGAGGAGGTGGCCAATGCCTGA